Genomic DNA from Bartonella alsatica:
CCATTACCCACAGCATGGGCACAGCCTATCCGATTTCTGATGCAGCCGCAGCTTGTGCCTCTTCTTTGCGTGGATAGCAACTGCGCAGACGGCACACGGAACAGCTAAACCCTATTTAATGCTTAATTTGGCATTACTGCCCTTGTGAGCGATCAAAATAAGTGGCTTCAATAGTATCGTATCGGGTGTGTGGGGGGCTCTAACGTAAATTCCCAACTAGAAAATCATATTCTATGGATTGCTAATACTGATAAATATCTCCACTTAAAAACTTATTGTCCTTGATCAAAAAACGCGCCTGCATTCGTTTAGCAAAGCGGGTTAAAAAATCAAACGGTCAATGATCCGTGCAAACCACATAGAACAAAGTTTGTTCAATGAACTGTTGACTAATCTTTGCTTGATAGCCATGGCGCTTGGCTAGAGTTTTAATAATCTCACCAATGGTTTTGTCAGAAAAATGCTCACTGCTTTGTTCTTTGAATTCTTTATGCATCGAAACACTTATGCCACAAAAACACAAAATCCTCCATCACTGCTCCCATAACTTACAACCGGCTCGATAACAAAACGCCCCAATAAAAGCACTGATATTGTTCTCATAGTCAAAGATCTGTTGGCTTTGTGGAGCTTCTAAATCATTGCCACTATCGTCAAACGCTGCTTCAAATGTATCAGCTTCATTGCTGGCACGATTAATGATGCTTGTATTTAAAAGATGCTGGTAAAAAACCTCATAGACAAATTTATCTCCTACCTTGACCTCAAAAAGAGTGTATGCGCATTAATTCCATAACTGCTTCACCATACTTCGGGGATTGTGAAATGCGAATTCAGGCAGAATAACAGTTAAGCCCTGTGATAAAAGAGCACCATATTTTGCAGTTTCTCTGGATTGGCTTCCAATGTGGCTTCTAAATAGCCCCTTAGTGCTCCAACTTGGGAAAAGTCCTCTAATAGAGCTATGGCATGTTAAAAGTAGATTAAGTCTAAGCTCATATCCTCTAACTCTACAACAAGGTGCTTTTCTGGTATCTTCATAAGGTTTGTCCCTCTTGATATTGATCCTACTGATATTGTCCTTGGGGTTTATCCCTATCAAAAAATGGCAAAGACTGATGAAATAACGGATACGCTGGGATTGACCAGAGCGGTTGATAGTGTCTAGTCTTTAGGGATACTGGTGATCACCACGGACCCATGGAGAATGGCACTATAGATCGTATCATTGATCCAACAAAGCATCTGAACAGGCTTAACTCTTCGAATAGTGTGAATGATGGCATCAATGGCTACACGATCACCAAACTCTTCTGGAAACAACACGCCATGAATGGTTTTGGGGTCATTGCCATAGCCAGTAAATTGCAAACTGGAGGACCTACTAAAACGGCTCGATGGAACCCATGAGATAAAAAACTCTTCCTTAAAGGATTGAAAATTCAACCAGTCTACATAAGGTTAATACGCTCCTAACATTAGCAAAGAATCTCTCATACCCTTCCTTCCCTCATTCTGTTCCCTCATGCAGGGCATTAGCGTGTGCACGTTGAATAGTGTGGGCAACTGCACGACCGGTGGCAACAGGATCGTGTGTTCCATTGATATGTATTGTGACATTTTGATTATATGTAATGGTGGAGCGGTCTTTCTCTCTTTGCTCTCTACCCAATGGATTTACATGATCAGCATCTGCAAATTGCATAATGGGTTGGATAGCTGTTTTGCCGTTAAGCTAACTCTAGAAAATGGAAAAAATCGAATAAATCAACGCTATCAATCCATGCTTTGATGCAATCCGATAAGAATTTAAAAAATTGTAGAGGAATTTTTTAAGTTAGAACCAACATGAAAATGTTAGATAATAAACCCAAATATTTTTGATATATTTTTTATTTATCTCAAACCGGGAATGCTTTCTATCGCAGTAAAGATAAGAAAGCTTAATGCTCACGCCATAGTGCTTATTCTTATTGGTAGCTAATATATTAAGTTAACGAAGTTCATTAATACTGCTCATGTGGGTGAGAACACTTTTCTTTAGCACAAGTGACAAGTTTTTAGTATTTTTGCAAGGGTTATTTAAATGATACGGTAGTTAGAAAATCCGACAACCAAAGCGATTTTGGATTAGTCAGTAGAGCCGGCCGCTATGCTTAAGAAAAAAGGAAATGTTGACAATTGCTGATGAATATTAGTGGCTTATTTTTATCGGAGTACTCTCAGAGTCGAAAATAAGAAGGGAAAATCGGCATGATTAGAGCGATTGATAGATTTTTGCGGTTTGAATGATATATTGTGAAATTGTTTTTATGTGTCATGATTGGATTATTGATCCTGACGGCTATATTGTCTATTCAGCTGGTTACTAATAAACAGAAACTAGTTGAAAAACGGTTCTGTTTAGTATTATGCAGAGAATTGAATAAATAAATTAGTGCTTGTGATATAAGCGAGAATACTTATTTTAAAATATACAGCAAGTTTTTAAATATGCAGCAAGCAGTTTAATTCACAAAAACTACGGACACTTCTAATATTCTAAAATTATGTAAATTGCTTGCGTGAAAAATTTATTTTCACTCTGAGCTCATGTTATTGTTTTTTCAACGATAGTAATACCTTTGTATGTATTTTTAAATTTTGAAAACAATATAGCGAATTGTATTTAGTAGAGCAGTTAGATTTAGCGATATAAAATTCTAGCTAGTGTCCATAAATTTCACGGAAGTATACTATAAGATATCGTTTAGTTTAAATATATCTTAATATTCAAAGGGATTTAGTTTCGCAAATCAGTAAAAATATTTAACTGTTTTACTCTTGCCATTCTGTTTGTGTGCTTTATTTGAAAGATAAATTAGTCTTTAATGAGAGATCGTTTTGTAAAAGAAACAGATTACACTATTTCTTAATGGAGGTTGTGAAGTAGATTGCGTATTTATTTTTTTGTTGCGGGCCTTTTTTTATAAGGTAGAGGGGGCTTTTCTGCCATCCGAAATTCTTTCGAAGTTTTAGGGGGGGGGGAGCTCTACGATAGCTCGTAGTGCTGAAGCCGTTTTCTTATCTTTTTTGCATTTTTCTAGTGCGCAAAGCTGCTTTTGCGTGGGGGTTCTTGTTGTCTGTTGTGATGATGTTGAACTTCGTTTTTGTATTTTTTATTATTTGTTCTCTTAATTAGGGGGGTATTATGAAAAAATTATATTCAACATCAAATTTGGTTAAAGCTGTTTCGTTAAGCGCTGCAATGGCTACATTTTTATCGAGTGTCTCTCCTATTGTTGCTTCGAATGTTGCGTTAACAGGACACACTATTCAAAGCTCGAATACTTATGTAAATTATTCATTCGGAAGTCATGGTAGCGTTGTTTTTGCTGGCGATGAATCTTTCTGTGGTGCGGATAATGTCACTGGTCGTGGACATCCTACTGAGAGAACTAATAATATAATAACTGCAGAGGAACAATTTAGGAGATTTGTTGAAAATCAAACATTTGATAATCGTACTCCTTATGGCACGACCACTGGACAAGTCTTGTGGCATGGCGATAGTATAACATCTCCTGACGGTGGGTATATGGGAGCGCTTACTGGTGGTGACACTAATGCTATGCCTGTAGCATATGGTATTTATTCTTTTGCAACTGGTTGTGGATCTTATGCAACAGGGAATTATTCAACAGTATTTGGTGCAAATGCAACTGCAACAGCTGGTGGAGCGCAAGCCTTTGGTGTTGCTGCTCTTGCAGCTGGAAGAGCAAGTGTTGCTATGGGTATGAGTTCAGAAGCGTCAGGAGAAGCAGCGATTGCTTTTGGTGGGCTTGCAAGTGCATTAGGTAAAAATAGCATTGCTGTAGGGACTAAGACAAAGGCAGAACAGAATTATGGCATTGCTATAGGTTCAGAGGCAGAAGCTTTGGGGTCAGGTGCTATTGCAATAGGAAGCAGGGACTCTGACAGAACAGAACCTGCTAATCCTAATAGAAAAGTTACAGCGAAGGCAGAAAATTCGATTGCTATAGGTACGCATACCTACGCTGAAAAAGAAGATTCTGTTGCTATTGGTGCAAATGCACAAGTAACTGTTAATGATGGTGTTGCTATAGGTGGGGGTTCTCTCTCTGATAGAGCCAAGGGGATTGTTGGTTATGACCCTTATCTGAATAGCGAGTCAACAGAAACTGGTATAGCATGGAAAAGCACTACAGGCGCTTTTAGTGTTGGTGAAGTTGGTGGTCGTGATAATGGAAGGCTAACACGGCAGATTACAGGGGTAGCAGCGGGAAGTGAAGATACTGATGCGGTCAATGTTGCACAGCTAAAGGCTATGAGAGATTTAGTGACAGGAGCATGGAGTTTTTCTATTAACGGTGAAAATGCTACAGAAATTCAATCTGGCAGTACATTAGATTTTTTTGCGGTTAAGCATGACGATTTTAGTGATAACAGAAATATTAAAATTGTAAAAGGTCCAGACAAACAAATAACCTTTGATTTAAATGACTATATTAAGGTTAATCGGATAGAAACAGGAATTAGCAGTTTAAGCAATGCTGGTTTAATGATTACTGGTGGTCCAAATGTAACTGAGGGCGGTATTTTTGCTGGAAATAAAAAAATCACAGGTGTCGAACAAGGTACGAATGATAACGATGCAGTAAATTTTGCACAGCTAAAGGCTATGCAAGGCTTAGTGACAGGAGCATGGAGTTTTTCTATTAACGGTGAAAATGCTACAGAAATTCAATCTGGCAGTACATTAGATTTTTTTGCGGTTAAGCATGACGATTTTAGTGATAACAGAAATATTAAAATTGTAAAAGGTCCAGACAAACAAATAACCTTTGATTTAAATGACTATATTAAGGTTAATCGGATAGAAACAGGAATTAGCAGTTTAAGCAATGCTGGTTTAATGATTACTGGTGGTCCAAATGTAACTGAGGGCGGTATTTTTGCTGGAAATAAAAAAATCACAGGTGTCGAACAAGGTACGAATGATAACGATGCAGTAAATTTTGCACAGCTAAAGGCTATGCAAGGCTTAGTGACAGGAGCATGGAGTTTTTCTATTAACGGTGAAAATGCTACAGAAATTCAATCTGGCAGTACATTAGATTTTTTTGCGGTTAAGCATGACGATTTTAGTGATAACAGAAATATTAAAATTGTAAAAGGTCCAGACAAACAAATAACCTTTGATTTAAATGACTATATTAAGGTTAATCGGATAGAAACAGGAATTAGCAGTTTAAGCAATGCTGGTTTAATGATTACTGGTGGTCCAAATGTAACTGAGGGCGGTATTTTTGCTGGAAATAAAAAAATCACAGGTGTCGAACAAGGTACGAATGATAACGATGCAGTAAATTTTGCACAGCTAAAGGCTATGCAAGGCTTAGTGACAGGAGCATGGAGTTTTTCTATTAACGGTGAAAATGCTACAGAAATTCAATCTGGCAGTACATTAGATTTTTTTGCGGTTAAGCATGACGATTTTAGTGATAACAGAAATATTAAAATTGTAAAAGGTCCAGACAAACAAATAACCTTTGATTTAAATGACTATATTAAGGTTAATCGGATAGAAACAGGAATTAGCAGTTTAAGCAATGCTGGTTTAATGATTACTGGTGGTCCAAATGTAACTGAGGGCGGTATTTTTGCTGGAAATAAAAAAATCACAGGTGTCGAACAAGGTACGAATGATAACGATGCAGTAAATTTTGCACAGCTAAAGGCTATGCAAGGCTTAGTGACAGGAGCATGGAGTTTTTCTATTAACGGTGAAAATGCTACAGAAATTCAATCTGGCAGTACATTAGATTTTTTTGCGGTTAAGCATGACGATTTTAGTGATAACAGAAATATTAAAATTGTAAAAGGTCCAGACAAACAAATAACCTTTGATTTAAATGACTATATTAAGGTTAATCGGATAGAAACAGGAATTAGCAGTTTAAGCAATGCTGGTTTAATGATTACTGGTGGTCCAAATGTAACTGAGGGCGGTATTTTTGCTGGAAATAAAAAAATCACAGGTGTCAAACAAGGTACGAATGATAACGATGCAGTAAATTTTGCACAGCTGAATGATTTCAGAGATCAAATAACAAATGGTCTTCTTATTAAGCAAGATGGAGAGGACGCTCCTATCACTATTGGTCAGGCAACGAATGGCATTGAAATTAATATTGCAAACAAATTAGGTGATGCTCGTAAAATCTCCGGTGTAAAAGCTGCAGAGAATGATGATGAAGCTGTTAATAAAAAACAATTTGATAAAGAATTGAAAGATATTTCTAAAAATATTGAGCTCGCAAATGCTTCTGCAGTTCTCTATGATAAAAATGAAGATGGTACTGTCAATTATGGTAGTGTGACTTTGGGTGGTACTAAAAGTGAAGGACCAGTTTTTCTTCATAATGTTAAAGACGGAATAATTGCTGCTAATTCAACTGATGCTATTACTGGTAACCAGCTTTATCTCATAAGTAATCAATTGGCTAGATATTTTGGTGGTGGTGCTGGTTATAGGGAAGGTGTATGGACGGCTCCTAATTTCAGTATTTCTCAAGTCACTGCGAATGGTACTGTTAATGAGCAGGCATATCAGAATGTTGCTGAGGCTTTGGATGGAATTAATGGCAGTATAGTAAATATAAATAACCGTATTGGTGAAATTAAGAATCAAGTTAATTCAGATAGTTTACATTGGAGTAATGAGCTAGGAGCCTATGATGCTAGTCGTGATGGTCAGCCAAGTAAGATTATCAATGTAGCTGATGGTGAAATTTCTCAAGATTCGAAAGAAGCAGTAAATGGTGGGCAGCTTTGGGAAACAAATGAACGTGTTAAAAATGTTGCAAAGAAGGTTGATCATATTGAAAACAGAGTTGACAATATTTCAAATACAATTGCTGATATTGGTGATACAATTGCTGATATTGGTGACACCGTTTTAAATATTGAAAATAAAGTTGATAATATTGAGAATACGGTTGGTGAACTTGCAGATGGAGTTGTAAAATATGATAGAGATGAAGAAGGAAACAAGATTAATAAAGTCACTTTAGCGGGTGGTAATGAAAGTGAACCTGTATTAATTGATAATGTTGCCGATGGCCGCATTGAACAAGGATCAAAAGAAGCAATAAATGGGGGCCAGTTGCATGATTATACAGACCAGCAGATGAAAATTGTTCTTGAAGATGCGAAGAATTATACAGATAAACGAGTAAACAATATCGTTGTTGATGCTATTGATGATGCTGTTGAACGGGCTAATAAGTACACCAATATGAAATTTGAGGCTTTAAGCTATAGCATTGAGAATGTCCGGAAAGAGGCAAAACAAGCTGCAGCTATTGGGTTGGCTGTGTCGAACTTACGCTACAATGATATACCTGGAAAATTAAGTATTGGATTTGGTAGCGGTTTATGGCGTAGCCAATCTGCATTTGCCTTTGGTGCCGGTTATACATCTGAAAATGGTGCTATTCGGTCTAATATATCTGTTACTACTTCTGGTGGTCATTGGGGTGTAGGTGCCGGATTCAATATGACACTGAATTGATGCAGAAAACTTTTCTTAAATATACTCCTTGCCCTTGCTTTGATTAAGCAGGGGCTTTTTATAAAAAGTTTTAAATAAATTCTTATAATGAAATAAAAATTCTATCCAAAATAAATTCACTCCCAAGTTAAGGGTGATGTAGCTGTTAATAAAGAACAATTTGATAATTAGATTGCAGATATTACTAGACAGTATTAAAGACATTAAAGAAGCAAATACCTTTGCCATCCTATACAATAAAAGAGGGATGATATTGTTAATTACAATGGTATAACTTTAGATAGTGGTAAAGGTGCCGAACCAGTTTTTCTCCATAATGTTAAGAATAGCAAAATTATTGAGATTCGCATGATGCGATCAATAGAAACCGATATTAGTTGATATTAATAAAATATCCCAAGATGTTGCAAAACTATTTTATGGAGGTGCCGTATTATGCAATGGTGCTTTTATGGGATTACCGTATAATTTATCTATCGTTTTTTCAGATGGTAAGATAAAAGAGAGAATATTTAACGGTGTTGGTTTAGCCTTGACTGAATATGAGAATGGACAGCTCCTGATTTTAAGATAGCGCAATTTAGTGAAGAGATACTTCTGGTGAGGAGCAGAGCTATAATGATGTTGCCAGTGCGTTTGCTGGTATGAATGTTTCTTTCAACAATCTTAATAATGACCTTATTAATATGAAGAACAAGCTCCTTATTGTACAGGATGAGGGAGTAAGTCTGCTCAGAAGTTTTAAAGCTGATGGTAAAGGAACAGGTATAATTTCCATAGGTAAGGGAACTGGTGGAACAGAAATCAGTATTTTGAACAAAAGCAATCGGGAGCGGACAATTTCTGGAGTGAAGGCTGGAGCAGTCTCTGAGAATTCAACTGAAGCAATGAATGGTTCCCAACTCTATTCTTTGAGTAAGACATTAGCGACCTATTTAGGTGGGGATGCTAGGTATGAGTATGGTGCGTGGACCGCTCCTACTTTCAGGGTTACGACATTCAATGATGATGGTAGTTCTGAAAAGAAGAGCTATAATGATGTAGCGAGTGCCTTTGATAGCGTCAGTGATAGTATGACGAGTATCAACGACCGTATAAAAGAGGTTTCGGATAATATAGATACGAATGGTATGAATTGGAATGAGGAAACGGGAGCTTATGAAGCGAAACATAATGGAGCGTCGAGTAAGATAACCAATATAGTGGCTGGTAAAGTAGAAGAAAATTCGCAAGATGCTGTTAATGGTAGTCAGCTTTGGACAACAAATAAGAAGGTAAAAGAAGTTGAAAACAAGGTAGATGCGATTGATAAACAGGTAAAAGATATAACGACTGCAGTAACGGATGGAGCTGTTAACTATGACAAAAATGAGAAAGGGAAGAAGACCAATAGCATTACGTTAGCAGGAGGAAATGAAAGTGAACCAGTTTTGATTGATAATATAGCAGATGGTAAAATTGAAGGAGGCTCTAAGCAATCTGTAAATGGTGGTCAGTTACATGATTATATGGATCAGCAGATGAAGATAGTTCTTGAAGATGCGAAAAAGTATACGGACGATCAAGTTAGTGATATAGCCAATAATGGGGTTAACGAGGCAAAATCCTATACAGATATGAAGTTTGAAGCTTTAAATTATGCCATTGAGGATGTCCGGAAAGAGGCAAGACAAGCAGCCGCTATTGGTTTGGCAGTGGCGGGTTTGCGTTATAATGATACACCAGGGAAGTTGAGTGTTTCATTTGGTAGTGGTGTGTGGCACAGCCAATTTGCCTTTGCTTTTGGTGCTGGTTATACGTCTGAAGATGGAAGAATTCGCTCTAATCTATCTGCTACGAGTGCTGGTGGTCATTGGGGTTTAAGCGCAGAGCTAAGTTTGACAGAGTTGATATTGACAAAACCAAACACCTGAAAAAAAACTCCTTGCCACTTTTCTGATTGAGAAAAAAAGAATCTTAATAGAAAATTCTATTTACAATGTAAAAAGATTTTTCTTGCTATTTAATCTAATATCCTGTAGCTAACAAATTTTAGTAAGATTCATTTTGGTGCAAACAAAATATCCATTGATAAAGGCAGGGTATTTGTCCTATTCATTCCGTGGTTTAACTAAACTTTTTCAAAACTATAATCTATCTTCTGTAGGCAGGTAAATATTCTACGAAATAAAAACACAAATCCACCCGTTCTCATTTTAAGTTCTTTAAACAACGAACCCTTTTTCAAAAATGCCAGCAACATTCAAAATACACAAAATGACGCACCTTACTTTAAAAACCGAAA
This window encodes:
- a CDS encoding Vomp family autotransporter, whose product is MKKLYSTSNLVKAVSLSAAMATFLSSVSPIVASNVALTGHTIQSSNTYVNYSFGSHGSVVFAGDESFCGADNVTGRGHPTERTNNIITAEEQFRRFVENQTFDNRTPYGTTTGQVLWHGDSITSPDGGYMGALTGGDTNAMPVAYGIYSFATGCGSYATGNYSTVFGANATATAGGAQAFGVAALAAGRASVAMGMSSEASGEAAIAFGGLASALGKNSIAVGTKTKAEQNYGIAIGSEAEALGSGAIAIGSRDSDRTEPANPNRKVTAKAENSIAIGTHTYAEKEDSVAIGANAQVTVNDGVAIGGGSLSDRAKGIVGYDPYLNSESTETGIAWKSTTGAFSVGEVGGRDNGRLTRQITGVAAGSEDTDAVNVAQLKAMRDLVTGAWSFSINGENATEIQSGSTLDFFAVKHDDFSDNRNIKIVKGPDKQITFDLNDYIKVNRIETGISSLSNAGLMITGGPNVTEGGIFAGNKKITGVEQGTNDNDAVNFAQLKAMQGLVTGAWSFSINGENATEIQSGSTLDFFAVKHDDFSDNRNIKIVKGPDKQITFDLNDYIKVNRIETGISSLSNAGLMITGGPNVTEGGIFAGNKKITGVEQGTNDNDAVNFAQLKAMQGLVTGAWSFSINGENATEIQSGSTLDFFAVKHDDFSDNRNIKIVKGPDKQITFDLNDYIKVNRIETGISSLSNAGLMITGGPNVTEGGIFAGNKKITGVEQGTNDNDAVNFAQLKAMQGLVTGAWSFSINGENATEIQSGSTLDFFAVKHDDFSDNRNIKIVKGPDKQITFDLNDYIKVNRIETGISSLSNAGLMITGGPNVTEGGIFAGNKKITGVEQGTNDNDAVNFAQLKAMQGLVTGAWSFSINGENATEIQSGSTLDFFAVKHDDFSDNRNIKIVKGPDKQITFDLNDYIKVNRIETGISSLSNAGLMITGGPNVTEGGIFAGNKKITGVKQGTNDNDAVNFAQLNDFRDQITNGLLIKQDGEDAPITIGQATNGIEINIANKLGDARKISGVKAAENDDEAVNKKQFDKELKDISKNIELANASAVLYDKNEDGTVNYGSVTLGGTKSEGPVFLHNVKDGIIAANSTDAITGNQLYLISNQLARYFGGGAGYREGVWTAPNFSISQVTANGTVNEQAYQNVAEALDGINGSIVNINNRIGEIKNQVNSDSLHWSNELGAYDASRDGQPSKIINVADGEISQDSKEAVNGGQLWETNERVKNVAKKVDHIENRVDNISNTIADIGDTIADIGDTVLNIENKVDNIENTVGELADGVVKYDRDEEGNKINKVTLAGGNESEPVLIDNVADGRIEQGSKEAINGGQLHDYTDQQMKIVLEDAKNYTDKRVNNIVVDAIDDAVERANKYTNMKFEALSYSIENVRKEAKQAAAIGLAVSNLRYNDIPGKLSIGFGSGLWRSQSAFAFGAGYTSENGAIRSNISVTTSGGHWGVGAGFNMTLN
- a CDS encoding Vomp family autotransporter; translated protein: MKNKLLIVQDEGVSLLRSFKADGKGTGIISIGKGTGGTEISILNKSNRERTISGVKAGAVSENSTEAMNGSQLYSLSKTLATYLGGDARYEYGAWTAPTFRVTTFNDDGSSEKKSYNDVASAFDSVSDSMTSINDRIKEVSDNIDTNGMNWNEETGAYEAKHNGASSKITNIVAGKVEENSQDAVNGSQLWTTNKKVKEVENKVDAIDKQVKDITTAVTDGAVNYDKNEKGKKTNSITLAGGNESEPVLIDNIADGKIEGGSKQSVNGGQLHDYMDQQMKIVLEDAKKYTDDQVSDIANNGVNEAKSYTDMKFEALNYAIEDVRKEARQAAAIGLAVAGLRYNDTPGKLSVSFGSGVWHSQFAFAFGAGYTSEDGRIRSNLSATSAGGHWGLSAELSLTELILTKPNT